The sequence ATGGATTTAAGGCCAATGTTCGATCGAAGATTATGGAAGACTTTACTAATTTGGCTGCATTGATGACAAGATTTTCCCGGGAAGCAGGATTAGCAACAGGAAAATCCTTTGGTTCAGGGAGTGGTATTTCATTTATGGAGGCGACAGCGACAGATACGATAAATGAATCCGGAGAAGGTGGCCAATTGCTTGCACACTATAAAATTCTTTTAGGTGCTCAGATATTCTTAGGGGATAAGGAAGTGAAAAATAAATTCACTCTCGAGGCTCAAGTATCTCAAACCTATGGTAAAGATACAACGGATGAACAAAAAGACCAAATTTGGAACACCAATATGCAAGGCGCTCTCCTGGAAGCTTTAACGCAAGACTTTAAAAGAAAATTTACTGCTTCTTTAACTTCAAATTAATTCAGAAGATATAAGCTTCTAGATAGGGAAAATAAGTCCAAACTGGACTCTCCTAATTTATTTTTTCGGCCAAAGGAGCATCATATCTGCTTTGTTATTAAGGAGCCCTGCTTTTTTTCCTGCTTCTTCGCCTGTTCCCCAAAAAAGATCACCCCGTTTAGGGCCTTTAATAGCACTTCCTATGTCTTGTGCTAAGACGAGACGCGGAAAAAAAGAACTAATTTTTGAATTTACATCAAAAGCATTAAGCCAAACAGGAAGCCCGAGGGGGATATAAAAAGGATCGACCGCAAGGCTTCGAAGAGGGGTTAAAGGAAGAGTATTAAAAGTACCTCTCGGAGCTTCTTCAAAGGAAGAAAGTTCCTCAAAGAAGATATAACTTGGGTTAAGAGAGAGGATTTCAATGAGCTGATCAGGCTTTAATGATCGAAGATATGTTTCAAGGGTTTGTTTTGTTAAAGGATCTTCGGTCAAGATCTTTTTTTGAAGGAGCATTTTTCCAAGAGAAACATAGGGATGCCCATTGCTTGCTTTATAGCTAACGCGTATCAAAGTACCGTCTTCTAAAGAAATTTTACCAGATCCTTGAACATGAAGAAAGAAAGCAGAAATCGGGTCTTCTAAAAAAAGAAAAGGAGAGTCTTGAAGGGCTCCTTTCATAATTTCATGTTGCGTATAATAGGGATAAATCTGATGATTATCTGCGCGTCGTCCAGCCCATCTTTGGCCTTTTAAAAGAGGATTATAAATTCCTAAATCAGGAATAAAGAGAAGATCAGCAGGAGGTTTATAGAGAGGAACGGAATAACGATCAGAAGGCACACGAGAGCCTTTTAATATTATTTCATAATATCCAGTTAAAACACCAAGCTGAGGGCTTTTAGATGCCATTGGAGTAAAATAAGTTTCAAGAAATTTCTTAAAATCAGAACGAGAAGAAGGAGAATTTTTAAGAAAATGATGACATATTAAAAGAAGATCATTTTTAATGGAAGGAGGACAAAGTTCAGGATCTTTTAAAAAACTTTCTAAAGACTTTTTAAATGGTTGAAAAAAGTTTTCCAAAGAGTCTTGTTGCCAAAAAGGAAGATTTTCAAAGGAGAGGGGTTTAGAAAAAAAAGAGGTCATTAATGCATAAACATTTAAGAGGAAGGAGGGCCTTCTTCTGTTGCAATAAGAATCCAATTTGGATCTTGTGCATTCAGAGGTTTTTCAAAAGTCCATAAATCAATGCACATAAAAACTTCTTGAGAAACAATTGGAGGTTTTGAAATGCTTGAATTAGGAGAGGTTGTCGTATGAGTTTGTTCAGATTCAAATTGAACATCAATTTCCATCGTATGGGATGTAAGACGGGCATTTAGAATTTCAGCGTTTAAATCTTTAATAAGAATTTGAAGGGTTTGATGCTTTTCTTCACGAGCTTCAATATCTTTTATAAAAAGGGAAAATACTTTGGAAGAGAGAAGCGATTTTAAGGTTTTTTTATCAGAGTTTGAAAATGCTTTCAGAATTGTTTCAAAAGCACTCTGAGCGCCTTCCAAAAATTCTTGTACGTTAAAAGTTGAATCTTTCTTTTTAAATGATTCTAAAATGCGTTGTCCTCCTTTGACACCTTTTTCAGTTTGTTCAAAGGGAACATCAATAATGGCCTCTTTGCTAAAGAAACGTTTTGCTTTCTTTTTTAAATTTGAGTCTTTTTCAGGAGGAGAAGGTTCTTGAAATGGATCTTTTTCTGTTCCAGTTCTGCTTCCTAAAACCGTAAAAAGTCGAAATAAAATAAAGACAGCAAAGAGAGCAAGAATTAAAATATCGATCAAGATGGTATTTCCTTTATATTAAGGAGATTATAGATTAAATTTGGCAAAGGTAAAACGTTTTTTTTAAAAGTCTTTGTAAAGAAGGAAGATTAGAAAGAATGATCTTAAATCTCAAAGAAAGTAAAAATTTTTCATGGTTCAATTAACGCGAATTTATACCAAAGGAGGAGACCGTGGAAAAACATCCTTAGGGGATGGAACCCGTGTTTTAAAAGATAGTCTGCGCATCGAAGCCATTGGGGATGTCGATGAAACAAATGCAACACTCGGGCTTATTTACACTTATATGGAAGATAAAGGCACTCAAGAAGAAATTCAATCCTTGCAACAAGACCTATTTGATCTCGGTGCGGATTTATGTTG is a genomic window of Pseudomonadota bacterium containing:
- a CDS encoding MltA domain-containing protein, which gives rise to MTSFFSKPLSFENLPFWQQDSLENFFQPFKKSLESFLKDPELCPPSIKNDLLLICHHFLKNSPSSRSDFKKFLETYFTPMASKSPQLGVLTGYYEIILKGSRVPSDRYSVPLYKPPADLLFIPDLGIYNPLLKGQRWAGRRADNHQIYPYYTQHEIMKGALQDSPFLFLEDPISAFFLHVQGSGKISLEDGTLIRVSYKASNGHPYVSLGKMLLQKKILTEDPLTKQTLETYLRSLKPDQLIEILSLNPSYIFFEELSSFEEAPRGTFNTLPLTPLRSLAVDPFYIPLGLPVWLNAFDVNSKISSFFPRLVLAQDIGSAIKGPKRGDLFWGTGEEAGKKAGLLNNKADMMLLWPKK
- a CDS encoding Tim44 domain-containing protein, giving the protein MIDILILALFAVFILFRLFTVLGSRTGTEKDPFQEPSPPEKDSNLKKKAKRFFSKEAIIDVPFEQTEKGVKGGQRILESFKKKDSTFNVQEFLEGAQSAFETILKAFSNSDKKTLKSLLSSKVFSLFIKDIEAREEKHQTLQILIKDLNAEILNARLTSHTMEIDVQFESEQTHTTTSPNSSISKPPIVSQEVFMCIDLWTFEKPLNAQDPNWILIATEEGPPSS